aaagcgtcagctaagtgaataaatgtttacatacattttgcaataaaataagATTTCCATATCGAGTATATTCTGACATGACATCTAGCAGTGACAGCAGTGTAACATGCTATCCTTCATCtacttttaaactttaaaaacaacACTGAGAAACAACATAGAACATTTATTCTTAGTGTTAGAAATGCACAAAATATAACTGTGCTGTTTAAAGAATTCGTTCATATAAGTTTTAGGTTTTACTGAAAATCCTTTAATAagatatttagtagtagtttccATTACAACTAACCATACAGTGTGACAAAATGCGGTCAAAAATTGTCAACAAGTGCTTCTTAAACTATCCTGGGTAATAACagtgaaaattttaattttctaaatctacaaaaaaaaaaaaaaagcatatttattaATGATGTTGCTATGTAAAGCCTACCATGCCAGGAAATTTGATTGAACCTGAAATAACAAAGAAATGCAATGACATAAGGCAACACATGATACTGGATCCGAAATGGACATACAATAACAATGGGGATTTATGTTTCGAgtagttattttttaaaccttaacTACTTGACAATACCTAAAATACTGGACTAAACCTGGCAAACACCTGCTGGCTGTATCATTCTATAAATCAGATTAAATAAACCACATTCGTTCATAGGCATTTAAAAgggaacaatattttttttaatttatacagatAACGCAGTTTAACGCAAAATGTAACTTCTTCTATAAACTGAAACCACTCTTTTAGAAGTTATTGGTAACATGATTATTCTATTACTGCTCACCTCAGTAGTTTAGAGGAGTGTGGAAGTGAGACGTCAAGGCATCCCCTCGAACATAACAGACATCGTGCCAAAGACTCCATGCACAATATTTAATCTACATTAAAACTACTATTAGAATAGCGAAAAGATTGGGGCAAATGTGCAATATTTGCAACTTTTACAAATTTCAACACCGTTAATGAATGAGCGGAATCTCTCGTGTATTCTTTCGACAGAAGGTGCTTATCACCCTCTGTAGTTTATGATTAGCCTAGTGTTAATGCATTTGCTCAACAACACCTTCCTGGGAAAATCCGTCTAAAATTAAGTGTTTGTCGACGTTATCATATTAGATAAAACACTCCTTCTCCCGTTTGCGCTTTACACATTTGAAACTGGCAACACAGGATCGAGTAAACTCTGAAATGTAATctcgtttttcttttttatctacaTTCCACATTATTCATTATGTTTGGTTAATTTTAGATCAAACACTGTTTGATTCTATATTTAAAGTTAATTTCTCATTTGCTCATTTATGAGGTCAATAACACTGAGCCCCTACTGAATACTGATACAGTTGCGGGAGCTTGTCCAAAATTGGAAATGTAACTCCACCCTGTCTGTCCAATCTCACTTTTAAGGGCGTCTCTATCTGCTCTGAATGTGTCTGATTGGTCGAGCAGCGAGATAAAGCAGACTTTAATTTCACTTTAGAAACAACATCACTGCGACGTATACTTGTGAGTATAATATCCTAATACCTTAAGaccacatcaaaataaaataccttGCTCAAAGCATGGATCGTAGAGCGCAAAATTGGTTAGTTAATTTTAGGAAATTATTTCCATTGTTTCAAATTTATTTACGATATCATTTCCATGAATGTACATAAGATGTGATTTATATGTGTTCCTTGACATAGAGATTTACATTTTCGCATGAAACCTGTTTTGTTATGTGTTTCTAATAGGATGAAAAAGGTGAAAGTTTGAGGTTGCAATGTCCAAGGTAAATATATTAATGACTTCAAACAAATAGGAAGAATGAAAGCTCACATTACATAACAAATAGATATTGTTGTGCTGTTGTCATATAAACTTACTGTTTGGCACTATTGCACTGTATCCTTATTTTTCGAGGTCTGTCgagagagagaaaagtgcagtTCATGTTGTTCTTTAAGGCAACAGAATACATGGCTATATCTGTCTTTGTGTACAGTTTCACTTTCTTGATTTTATCTGGCCTATTCAGGGCAGTGGtattgctttatttcagttaaacagTATATCCATTTTGTTGACAGATTAATTAGctctagtatttatttatttttaaatattacgcCTGCTATTGTTTCCTAGTACGAGAAAAAGCCAGAGCCCGGAGACCTGATTGAAATCTCCCGAGGCTTATACAATCACTGGGCTATTTATGTTGGTGAAGGTTATGTGATTCACCTGGCACCACCCTGTGAGTATTTTACATTCCTCATATGATAATACTAAGCTTAACTCCCATTGAATCTGAAACATTCCATTTAAGTCTCATAACTGCTCTTCCATTTCTTTCTCTACAGCTGAACATGCTCATGCTGGGGCCAGCAGTATCATGTCAGTTCTACACGAAAAAGCCACAGTGAAAAAAGATCAACTTTATGAAGTAGTTGGGAATGATGAATACTGTATCAACAACCTTTTGGATGATAATTATAAGCCTCGTCCTGTTCGAGAGATTCTACGGGATGCACACAGTTTTTTGGGAAAAGAACGTCCATATAGTGTGTTTTCACAGAACTGTGAGCACTTTGTTACAGAGCTGAGATACGGAAAACCACATTCCCGCCAGGTAGTTGTTTGGCATGACTCGGAAAACTGAGATCATTCACACAAGTACTGTAACTTATTTATAATACTCTTAAATATCTCAAAAATGCAAATCACTGTATTATAGTTGTTTATGgcaaaatattttaagataatttattACAGGCTTAAGGTCTCAAAGCAACAACTTTGCAGACAGTGAATTAATACAGATAATTTCTGTTTATTCTAATAGGTGCAAGATGCAGTGAGGACTGTTGCTGCAGGGGCTGGAGCAACGCTTGGCGTTGGGATAATTGCTTATGCTGTTGCAACCTTTCTTGGTTCAAGAGACAAACAGAAGGAGACACAATGAACAGTTATAAATTAAGAACTAAGTGAAttgtttgttacttttttattaactttatataatttagataaaccattaaatatacatgtaaaaaaaacttgtcagcttttttttattagcttaaaatatataaatgtataaatagaatGTAAATAAATCTATTGTGATGTTAGGTAACTCAATAAAGCAATGAGTCCACTGTCCACTGATAAATCTCTTCTttcttgttcttattttttttaatcacagatctgtgttttttttttacttgatttttcTACTCAACAAATCAGTCTCCTTCAAAGGACATATAAATTTGAAAGATCCATAGTAGTCTATGTTTTGTTTCCTTCTCTCGGTCTGTTTTGAAGGATGCATCAGGTGTATCCTTCACATCTTTCAATCACACAAATCCTTTTCAAACATTCCAATTTGCCCAAAAATGGCATGGCCACCCCACTGGCCTCCCTCATCACCAAGCCCATGTTGACATAGGATGATACTTTAAGCCAAAGTGTACACATATTATCAAACatggatttaaatattttacatcaaaATTAAACAGCaactatttttttctcttttaaatttcCTTTCTAAAATCACCCGCTGCTTATATAAATTCAGAAAGTCTTCCAGTGGACATTCACACAAAGACTTGTTACTAGTCAGGTGGCCACAcagcttcattttttttatttttttttcatcaaactcACAAACCCCTGCAGTCTGTGAACCCCACACtgatttaatgtaatgtttacggcacttcatgttgttaattacaatgaatggaatatattttatttctctttgtattaatataatacaaGATTGTTATATTTAAACGGATGTGCAAACATCTGATTATATTACCTCAACTGTGTACTGTAATGGATCACGATACCAATTAAGTTTTTTGTCATGTTATTTGGAATCAGTAACTATTTAAGTAAGCTAATCTACGTAGTTCTCTACCCAGTccagtaatctacccagcacttatggcattattttactgacaaatgtcgagagcgcattattgtaaagCGAAAGCACATTTACTTTGCATGGATTTCCTTTGCTCTAGCACAAAACCGGACGCACTTGAAATGTGTCTCAACTCTCCTCTCGCTCAAACCGTGTCTTGTGCATGCTCAAATCTAAATAAAGCTTTAACCAATCAGACCTCCAAAACTGACTGATGAAAATactatgtgaaatattattggctGAGTGAAATGAACCTGGAAGATGGATCTTTAATTTCTTTCCAGCTTAATAATATTTAGCTATGTTAATGAAATAGAAATGGCCAGGTATGGGTGCTTGGATGATTTGCACATAACCTCTGTCCAACTGGTTGGTCTCTGAGCAATTTATCTAAAAACAACATATTATAGCCTATGGCCCTAAAGACTTTATCTAAAACATCAAtgttatttcatatgtcagaTAGTCAAATTAGATTATGGTGAGatgctaatcaactcaaaacacctgcaaaggtttcctgagccttcaaaatggtcttaaGTTTTTCATTAAACATTATGTAGTGCCTACCATTCAATATCTGAAATAATCTTTCtactttgctatttttttttatttagccatTTAATAAGACTTTTATTGCTATATTAGACAAAATTCTGTTTCCTAAGCCACAGAGCTAGATACCACTCCAAAACATGTCTTATCGCATTTATGttttaacaaagtaaaaaaaaaaaagcaagcacactttcactttctttttctatATGGAAAGAGTGTGACACACTCTAATGTGGGACTAGCTGTAAAACACGTGGTTTAAAAGTATCCACCATAGACACAGGACAGTGTGATGAAACAGTGTGGAATGCTGGACACTCTAAATGTCACAGCTATAATTAGATTAGGcctacattacattttaaaatatacttgtaatcagactacagttcttttttttgtggtaaaactgtataataactttcatttataaatcattaacaaacattatataatgctcaACAGATCTTTAGTTAGGCCTAATACACATTCACATATCTAGAAATATGAGATAATGTTCTTGAAAATGTTTACTAATGACCTTTCTAAACATTACCTAATGATTAACATTAAggattattaaatttaaattgaaatgctTACAAACTTTAAATTCATATAATCTTCATTTGCTGGTCTTTGTTGTGTAGACATCTATTTACACATCTTAAATaatctattaattattttttcatgtttttgcagtagGCCTACCCAATCTAAAGCTTTTGGGTTACTAccataaactgtattttttttttattaacaaacattACAGCAAATACAGTTTAATCTACAAAAGcaacaattatataattataaacagTAGACAAAGAGCAAGTACAGTAAAAAGCAAGTTAACagacaaaagtaaaacaaataaagtatcaaataaagtaataaaaaataatacattaaaaaaaaaaaagatccaggGGTCACAAATGTGATGAACGAACGACTCAAAaaacccgaagactcatgagatgaactaatcaattatctttccggctcaagactgcattgactgaaacaggtGAATTACTACACTAAGTCTAGTACAGAACCTATAGAAttttgcgcatgcgcgactgaacgaatcacttcCCAAGACAACTCGTTCTTGATGTgtcacattaaagatttgttcaaaatgaacaaatcgtTCAAGACAACCCATCACTAGCAgaaactcaatgcatttaggcatctagatgtggtgaagacgacttgctgtagttcaaaccgagcatcggaatggggaagaaagggaatttaagtgactttggtctgagtatttcaaaaactgctgatctactaggattttcacgcacaaacatctctagggtttacagagaatggtccgacaAAGAGAAAATATacagtgagcggcagttgtgtggtCAAAAATACCTTGTTGATTTCAGAGgcgaatgggcagactggttagagatggtAGAAAGGCAAAAGTAACTCAAATATCGACACATTACAACCAAGgaatgcagaataccatctctgaacgcacaacacatcgaaccctgaagcagatgcgctacagcagcagaagaccacaccgggtgccgctcctgtcagctaagaacaggaaacagaggctataATTCAGACAGGCTCACCAATATTAGACAATAGAAGActggaaaaacgttgcctggtctgaagagtctcgatttctgctgcaacattcagatggtagggtcacaatttggcgtaaagaacatgaaagcatggatccatcctgccttgtctcatggttcaggctggtggtggtgtaatggtgtgggggatattttccttttacacatttcttgggccccttagtgccaattgagCATCATTTAAACTCCACAGCCtatacctgagtattgttgctgaccatgtccattcctttatgactacagtgtacccatcctcagatggctacttccagcaggataataaaccatgtcacaaagctcaaataatctcagactggtttcttgaacaagacaatgagttcactttactcaaacgCCTCCACTGTCACCAGATATACTGGATCCGAAATGGACATACAATAACAATGGGGATTTATGTTTTGAgtagttattttttaaaccttaacTACTTGACAATCCCTAAAATACTGGACTAAACTTGGCAAACACCTGCTGGCTGTAGCTGTCAAGGCATCCCCTCGAACATAACAGACATTGTGCCAAAGACTCCATGCACAATATTTAATCTACATTAAAACTACTATTAGAATAGCGAAAAGATTGGGGCAAATGTGCAATATTTGCAACTTTTACAAATGTCAACACCGTTAATGAATGAGCGGAATCTCTCGTGTATTCTTTCGACAGAAGGTGCTTATCACCCTCTGTAGTTTATGATTAGCCTAGTGTTAATGCATTTGCTCAACAACACCTTCCTGGGAAAGTCCGTCTAAAATTAAGTGTTTGGCGACGTTATCATATTAGATAAAACACTCCTTCTCCCGTTTGCGCTTTTCACATTTGAAACTGGCAACACAGGATCGAGTAAACTCTGAAATGTAATCtcgtttttttttatctacattcCACATTATTCATTATGCTTGGGTAATTTTAGATCAAACACTGTTTGATTctaaatttaaagttaatttcTCATTTGCTCATTTATGAGGTCAATAACACTGAGCCCCTACTGAATACTGATACAGTTGCGGGAGCTTGTCCAAAATTGGAAATGTAACTCCACCCTGTCTGTCCAATCTCACTTTTAAGGGCGTCTCTATCTGCTCTGAATGTGTCTGATTGGTCGAGCAACGAGATAAAGCAGACTTTAATTTCACTTTAGAAACAACATCACTGCGACGTACTTGTGAGTATAATATCCTAATTACTTAAGACCACATCAAAATAATACCTTGCTCAAAGCATGGATCGTAGAGCGCAAAATTTGTTAGTTAATTTTAGGAAATCATTTCCATTGTTTCAAATTTATTTACGATATCATTTCCATGAATGTACATAAGATGTGATTTATATGTGTTCCTTGACACAGAGATTTACATTTTCGCATAAAACCTGTTTTGTTATGTGTTTCTAATAGGATGAAAAAGGTGAAAGTTTGAGGTTGCAATGTCCAAGGTAAATATATTAATGACCTCAAACAAATAGGAAGAATGAAAGCTCACATTACATAACAAATAGATATTGTTGTGCTGTTGTCATATAAACTTACTGTTTGGCACTATTGCACTGTATCCTTATTTTTCGAGGTCgagagagagaaaagtgcagtTCATGTTGTTCTTTAAGGCAACAGAATACATGGCTATATCTGTCTTTGTGTACAGTTTCACTTTCTTGATTTTATCTGGCCTATTCAGGGCAGTGGTATTGCTTTATTACAGTTAAACAGTATTCATTTTGTTGACAGATTAATTAGctctagtatttatttatttttaaatattacgcCTGCTATTGTTTCCTAGTACGAGAAAAAGCCAGAGCCCGGAGACCTGATTGAAATCTCCCGAGGCTTATACAATCACTGGGCTATTTATGTTGGTGAAGGTTATGTGATTCACCTGGCACCACCCTGTGAGTATTTTACATTCCTCATATGATAATACTAAGCTTAACTCCCATTGAATCTGAAACATTCCATTTAAGTCTCATAACTGCTCTTCCATTTCTTTCTCTACAGCTGAACATGCTCAT
This genomic stretch from Carassius auratus strain Wakin unplaced genomic scaffold, ASM336829v1 scaf_tig00214077, whole genome shotgun sequence harbors:
- the LOC113091102 gene encoding HRAS-like suppressor 3, whose product is MSKYEKKPEPGDLIEISRGLYNHWAIYVGEGYVIHLAPPSEHAHAGASSIMSVLHEKATVKKDQLYEVVGNDEYCINNLLDDNYKPRPVREILRDAHSFLGKERPYSVFSQNCEHFVTELRYGKPHSRQVQDAVRTVAAGAGATLGVGIIAYAVATFLGSRDKQKETQ